The DNA region AGATTGAACTCCCCCCGAGCACGACTACCACAACCACAGTAGAGCCCACTACATCGAGCACAGCAGCAAACACTACAACAACACACATTGGAGATAATGAGGAAAATAACACCGGAAAAGCCGTACTTGTGGTGCTGCTCATCACAATCGTTTTAATTGCGGCATATATTATGTACTCCCCTAAAGAGAGTAAGAAGAGGAAGAGGCCGAAACCGAAGAGGAAATCACCTTTAGGAAGGTTTAAGAGGCCAAAGATACCCAAATTTAGGGAGTTTAAGAACATTCCAAAGAAAAAGAGCTAAGGTTTTTAACCTCCAAGGTTGAGTTATAATTGGCGAGAGGGCTGGGGCTTTCCGCAAGGAGGAAGTTCCGCCCACCTCACCGGGGCCGCGGTGCCGCAAGGCACCTCCCGAGAGGGAGGGCAACGGAGCAGAAACGACACGTCCCCACAAAAATGTGAATGAAGGCGGCGAAGGCCTTCGGCAACGAAGGCCGAGCTAACCCGCAGACGATTTGTGGGGGATCGGTGAAACGGCCGTCCCGTGGGGTGCAAGGCCGAGAAAGGGGCAATGAAGTCCCGGTGCGAGCCCCGTGGTAGGCCGCTTAGTCGAATGCCCCTGAATACAGAAGGCGGGCTATAGCCCTCTCGCCTAACTTTTCCACACAATATTTTTAGCAAGTTTAGAGAACTTATTTTGGTGAGCTTATGAAGGTAATACCCCTAGCATCGGAGAGCTTAGGTGTTAGGAGCTTAGCGATTTATGCTGAAATAGATAAGATGGGAATTCTCATAGACCCTGGTGTAGCGTTAGGGCCTAAACGCTATTCGCTGCCCCCAGCAAAGGCAGAGCTTGAAGCCTTAGCCAAAGGTAGGGAAAAAATCCAGGCTTACGCTAAAAAAGCAGACATAATAACGATTTCTCATTACCACTACGACCATCACACACCTTTCTTTGAAGGACTTTATGAAAGCTCATCTCCCGAAAGGGCGAAGGAGATTTATGAAAGCAAAACCCTCCTCATCAAACACCCAAAGGAGAACATAAATTTCAGCCAGAGAAAACGCTCTTGGGCCTTCTTGAAAGAGGTCGAAAGGATTGCCCGGAAAATTAAATATGCTGATGCTAAGCTCTTTGATTTCGGCGATTTCATAGTCGAGTTCTCTCCCGCTGTTCCCCATGGAAGTGAAGGCTCAAAACTCGGCTTCGTTGTGATGGTGCTCGTAGATGACGGCACTAAAAGGCTAATCCACGCAAGCGACACCCAGCTATTGAATGATAGAGCGAAGGAGTGGATCATAAAGGAAGTACCAGATATTTTGATAGCAGGTGGCCCTCCGACGTACTTGGAATACAGGGTTAAAGATGCTTGGAGGGTAGGAGTGAAGAATTTAAACGAAATAATAAAAGAAACCAATGCTCAAATAATTCTCGACCACCATTTGATTAGAGACAAGCGCTATCCCACGTTCTTTGAGGAGCTTGAAAAAGAGCCCTTAACATTTGCGCGCTTCCTCAAGAATGAGGATAAACCCCTCGAAGCTTATAGAAAGGAGCTTCACAAAATAGAAAAAGGAGAAAATGCAGAGATTCCTTTTAGCCTTTAATTTCTCTTTCTCTGTACCTGAACATCTCAAAAATTTCCCTTTTCAACGCCTCAATATCAAAGTATCCCCTTCCCTCATCTCCCGCTACTAAATAGTGGAGCGCCAAACCATCTAA from Palaeococcus pacificus DY20341 includes:
- a CDS encoding MBL fold metallo-hydrolase, with product MKVIPLASESLGVRSLAIYAEIDKMGILIDPGVALGPKRYSLPPAKAELEALAKGREKIQAYAKKADIITISHYHYDHHTPFFEGLYESSSPERAKEIYESKTLLIKHPKENINFSQRKRSWAFLKEVERIARKIKYADAKLFDFGDFIVEFSPAVPHGSEGSKLGFVVMVLVDDGTKRLIHASDTQLLNDRAKEWIIKEVPDILIAGGPPTYLEYRVKDAWRVGVKNLNEIIKETNAQIILDHHLIRDKRYPTFFEELEKEPLTFARFLKNEDKPLEAYRKELHKIEKGENAEIPFSL